In Cotesia glomerata isolate CgM1 linkage group LG1, MPM_Cglom_v2.3, whole genome shotgun sequence, one genomic interval encodes:
- the LOC123269209 gene encoding lethal(3)malignant brain tumor-like protein 3 isoform X2: protein MEETIHVDGISNLEIVQQRVSAANENDSTTAATHVVPLVYIQPNKVQHTSPLNQQISTSALQIVNSSTSTAAIINPINAPITAQNKVFIQGPHTISLSSKQHYVIRQPITASVVTTAPTSAQVQKHILVRKTAHILPLNKTPSPPPQQSSLPPVSPTNHINNLQSGKHNNLTFINTYEKPIKPRMDFSMPIPTVAATTAVTGTLSTNQAVVPKSKVVISPVQTAGQISTTVSGSTVKNVSNFLLPVNISPPGLTESSKQNVFNLKVTNGKLNNSVEITTTSNSNCNSNTSKGAITVLRESSKSSSSNNPPPLHPITKINLLNKNAGINLNSSAPPSPSTDGIKITENPDSAVITPIPNNNDNSGNKNDEYSEKRKKTVSNILSRGPVAVPEKRPKKQNLSKTRECPEDNELYDQLDIPQLLGKNSRDKKSSQNDDEITLIKVIPSQTGKSNKNINNKSDRSSTEINSVDDDIKIEMIKSSSNVNSSLMNGDKQNIKSNNHAEEVNGNTAQYHNNNNNNNNNTNNHNNNHRHPHNDSNFDVTKALEWKDGVGSLPGSTLKFCINEFGLMEVVDDDNSKQDKHNNIGDKENVCLSPRNSFKPTSAITITSTTTEKKNEEKKSRNAVSSDTLYCCENCGCYGLAAEFDSPISCSPACSTAIEDKKQLQLRREKDARESKIKRKKKKLLQEKLTKTQQSEQAHEESEQKDDKKEQIEIKSDPSRLTPKVESDDDTSINNLDETSRQSGGNEAATEPKYPWQTGKLGFSWAKYLEYTKAKPAPLKLFKDPFPYGKNLFKVGMKLEGIDPEHPSRYCVLTVFEVVGYRIRLHFDGYPENFDFWVNSDSIDIFPVGWSEKHGHRLNPPKGYVPSNFNWNAYLKTCKATPAPKVAFSNHKSTTFAPVGFRVGMKLEAVDRKHSPSVCVASIAGVMDSRILVHFDSWDEVYDYWAYPNSPYIHPVGWCHHNGHSLTPPNNYKDSKSFTWDAYLRETRSVAAPSRAFKQRAPLGFKRGMKLEAVDRRVPQLIRVATIEDVKDHMIKIRFDGWSEVYSYWIDDDSPDIHPMTWCSKTGHPLEPPLTPELLNERTECGTPGCRGVGHVKGPKFATHNSASGCPYSPQNLHKIRMVSDRLNVKHEICDYDEDSSSPTSYDFIPKTEKLEKVRTSADRSGKHSPINHYKSLKLEKDIKPEDYESDHRQETSERSKKFSKHNYNNSDAGQSEDDDVAPPPLKKRRKKRQVSEEPNFSLPVTDTTGNLCGTNNIPDKQLRTEIHQSVFNPGYNPLPDAPHIWAKHSNALNRVVAKQNTNPRRWSNEEVIKFISNVPNCKEVGSIFRKHSIDGEAFLMLTQEDLVSLLGLRLGPAIKLYNSIVLLRRKAT, encoded by the exons ACTGCTCAAAATAAAGTATTTATACAAGGCCCACATACCATTAGTTTATCAAGTAAGCAACATTATGTAATAAGGCAACCTATAACAGCTAGTGTTGTAACAACAGCCCCAACTTCTGCTCAAGTACAAAAGCACATATTAGTGAGAAAGACTGCACACATTTTACCGTTGAATAAAACTCCTTCGCCACCGCCTCAGCAGTCATCACTACCGCCAGTTTCACCAActaatcatataaataatcttCAAAGTGGAAagcataataatttaacatttattaacaCATATGAAAAACCCATTAAGCCTCGGATGGATTTTTCAATGCCCATACCAACAGTCGCAGCGACAACAGCAGTCACTG GAACTCTATCAACTAATCAGGCAGTTGTACCTAAATCTAAAGTGGTTATTTCACCGGTACAAACAGCAGGTCAAATATCAACAACAGTGTCAGGATCAACAGTGAAAAATgtttcgaattttttattaccagTAAATATTTCACCACCAGGTCTTACTGAGTCTTCGAAGCAAAATGTATTCAATCTTAAAGTGACAAACGGCAAATTGAATAATAGCGTTGAGATTACTACAACCAGTAACAGTAACTGTAATAGCAATACTAGCAAAGGAGCTATAACAg tattACGAGAGTCATCTAAGTCATCATCATCAAATAATCCTCCGCCTCTTCATCCAATtaccaaaataaatttactgaaCAAAAATGCCGGCATTAACTTAAATTCATCTGCACCACCATCGCCATCAACagatggaataaaaattacggAAAATCCAGATTCAGCTGTTATCACTCCAATAcctaataataatgataacagtggtaataaaaatgatgagtattctgaaaaaagaaaaaaaactgttAGTAATATTTTATCACGAGGTCCAGTAGCAGTTCCTGAAAAAAGGCCAAAAAAGCAAAACCTTTCGAAGACAAGAGAGTGCCCAGAAGACAATGAATTGTATGACCAATTAGATATTCCACAGTTGCTAGGAAAAAATTCACGGGATAAAAAGTCAAGCCAGAATGATGATGAGATAACATTgataaaagttatcccaagtCAAACAGGAAAatccaataaaaatatcaacaataaGAGTGATCGTAGTTCAACAGAAATTAACTCAGTGGATGATGACATCAaaattgaaatgattaaatCTTCAAGCAATGTTAACTCAAGTTTAATGAACGGTGATAAACAAAACATTAAGTCCAACAACCATGCTGAAGAAGTTAATGGTAATACTGCTcaatatcataataacaataacaacaataataataatactaacaatcataataataatcatcgtCATCCTCacaatgattcaaattttgacgtCACCAAAGCTCTGGAATGGAAAGACGGTGTAGGAAGCTTACCTGGAAGTACGCTCAAG TTTTGCATAAACGAGTTTGGGCTGATGGAAGTCGTAGATGATGACAATTCAAAGCAAGATAAACACAACAACATTGGTGATAAAGAAAATGTGTGTTTATCACCACGAAATTCATTTAAACCAACATCAGCGATCACTATTACGTCGACTACCACTGAAAAGAAAA atgaagaaaaaaaaagccgTAATGCTGTATCAAGTGACACCTTGTACTGTTGCGAAAATTGCGGTTGCTATGGACTAGCTGCTGAATTTGATAGTCCAATATCATGTAGTCCAGCCTGTTCTACAGCTATTGAAGATAAGAAACAATTGCAGTTACGTCGCGAAAAGGACGCTAg GGAATCAAAAatcaaacgaaaaaaaaaaaaattacttcaagaAAAACTAACGAAAACTCAACAGTCAGAACAGGCACACGAAGAATCAGAACAAAAGGATGATAAAAAAgaacaaattgaaattaaaagtgACCCTTCGCGATTAACACCAAAAGTAGAATCTGATGATGACAcatctattaataatttagatgaaacaAGTAGGCAAAGCGGCGGTAATGAAGCTGCAACAGAACCTaag TATCCGTGGCAAACGGGGAAACTCGGTTTCTCATGGGCTAAATATTTAGAGTATACGAAAGCCAAACCAGCGCCATTAAAACTGTTTAAAGATCCGTTTCCCTACggtaaaaatttgtttaaagttGGAATGAAGTTGGAAGGAATAGATCCTGAACACCCATCacgttactgtgttttaacaGTATTTGAAGTCGTTG GTTATCGAATACGTTTACACTTTGACGGATATCctgaaaattttgacttttggGTAAATTCCGAtagtattgacatttttccgGTCGGCTGGTCCGAAAAACATGGACACCGATTAAATCCACCAAAAGGCTATGTTCCGAGCAATTTTAATTGGAACGCTTATCTCAAAACCTGTAAAGCAACTCCAGCACCCAAAGTAGCTTTTTCAAATCATAAAAGT ACGACATTTGCACCAGTTGGATTCCGCGTTGGAATGAAGCTAGAAGCAGTAGACAGAAAACATTCGCCTTCAGTCTGCGTAGCAAGCATAGCCGGTGTAATGGACTCACGAATCCTAGTGCACTTTGATTCTTGGGATGAGGTTTATGACTATTGGGCTTACCCTAATTCACCTTATATTCATCCTGTAGGATGGTGTCATCATAATGGACACAGTCTTACACCTCCAAACA attATAAAGACTCTAAATCATTTACCTGGGATGCATACTTACGGGAAACACGCTCTGTTGCGGCACCTTCTAGAGCTTTCAAACAAAGAGCCCCACTAGGTTTTAAGCGAGGAATGAAATTAGAAGCAGTGGATAGACGCGTTCCACAATTAATTCGAGTGGCAACGATTGAAGATGTGAAAGATCACAt GATTAAAATTCGTTTTGATGGCTGGTCAGAAGTCTATTCTTACTGGATTGACGATGATTCTCCTGACATCCATCCAATGACTTGGTGTTCAAAAACTGGACATCCATTGGAACCTCCTTTGA CCccagaattattaaatgaacGAACTGAGTGTGGTACTCCTGGTTGTCGAGGCGTTGGTCACGTTAAAGGACCTAAATTCGCTACACATAATTCCGCTTCAGGTTGTCCTTACTCTCCTCAAAACTTACATAAGATAAGAATGGTATCTGATCGTCTCAATGTTAAACATGAGATTTGTGATTATGATGAAGATTCATCATCACCGACATCTTATGACTTTATACCAAAAAccgaaaaattagaaaaagtCAGAACGAGTGCTGACCGGTCGGGTAAACACTCACCAATAAATCATTATAAGTCATTGAAGTTGGAAAAAGATATTAAACCCGAAGACTATGAATCTGATCACCGCCAAGAAACATCAGAAAG gtccaaaaaattttcaaagcacAATTACAATAACAGTGATGCCGGACAATCTGAGGACGATGATGTAGCACCACCACCTTTGAAAAAACGTCGTAAAAA gcgCCAAGTTTCAGAAGaaccaaatttttctttacccGTTACCGATACAACTGGAAACTTATGCGGAACTAATAATATTCCGGACAAACAACTTCGCACTGAAATTCATCAATCAGTCTTTAACCCTGGGTACAATCCTTTACCCGACGCTCCTCATATCTGGGCTAAACATAGTAATGCTCTGAATCGAGTAGTCGCTAAACAAAATACCAATCCTCGAAGATGGTCCAATGAAGaagtcattaaatttatttcaaatgttCCAAATTGCAAAGAAGTTGGGAGTATTTTCCGTAAACAT AGTATCGACGGAGAagcatttttaatgttaacgCAAGAAGATCTGGTATCACTTTTGGGTTTACGATTGGGTCCAGCCATAAAATTATACAACAGTATTGTGTTATTACGTCGAAAAGCTACGTGA
- the LOC123269209 gene encoding lethal(3)malignant brain tumor-like protein 3 isoform X1 codes for MATENFKIMEETIHVDGISNLEIVQQRVSAANENDSTTAATHVVPLVYIQPNKVQHTSPLNQQISTSALQIVNSSTSTAAIINPINAPITAQNKVFIQGPHTISLSSKQHYVIRQPITASVVTTAPTSAQVQKHILVRKTAHILPLNKTPSPPPQQSSLPPVSPTNHINNLQSGKHNNLTFINTYEKPIKPRMDFSMPIPTVAATTAVTGTLSTNQAVVPKSKVVISPVQTAGQISTTVSGSTVKNVSNFLLPVNISPPGLTESSKQNVFNLKVTNGKLNNSVEITTTSNSNCNSNTSKGAITVLRESSKSSSSNNPPPLHPITKINLLNKNAGINLNSSAPPSPSTDGIKITENPDSAVITPIPNNNDNSGNKNDEYSEKRKKTVSNILSRGPVAVPEKRPKKQNLSKTRECPEDNELYDQLDIPQLLGKNSRDKKSSQNDDEITLIKVIPSQTGKSNKNINNKSDRSSTEINSVDDDIKIEMIKSSSNVNSSLMNGDKQNIKSNNHAEEVNGNTAQYHNNNNNNNNNTNNHNNNHRHPHNDSNFDVTKALEWKDGVGSLPGSTLKFCINEFGLMEVVDDDNSKQDKHNNIGDKENVCLSPRNSFKPTSAITITSTTTEKKNEEKKSRNAVSSDTLYCCENCGCYGLAAEFDSPISCSPACSTAIEDKKQLQLRREKDARESKIKRKKKKLLQEKLTKTQQSEQAHEESEQKDDKKEQIEIKSDPSRLTPKVESDDDTSINNLDETSRQSGGNEAATEPKYPWQTGKLGFSWAKYLEYTKAKPAPLKLFKDPFPYGKNLFKVGMKLEGIDPEHPSRYCVLTVFEVVGYRIRLHFDGYPENFDFWVNSDSIDIFPVGWSEKHGHRLNPPKGYVPSNFNWNAYLKTCKATPAPKVAFSNHKSTTFAPVGFRVGMKLEAVDRKHSPSVCVASIAGVMDSRILVHFDSWDEVYDYWAYPNSPYIHPVGWCHHNGHSLTPPNNYKDSKSFTWDAYLRETRSVAAPSRAFKQRAPLGFKRGMKLEAVDRRVPQLIRVATIEDVKDHMIKIRFDGWSEVYSYWIDDDSPDIHPMTWCSKTGHPLEPPLTPELLNERTECGTPGCRGVGHVKGPKFATHNSASGCPYSPQNLHKIRMVSDRLNVKHEICDYDEDSSSPTSYDFIPKTEKLEKVRTSADRSGKHSPINHYKSLKLEKDIKPEDYESDHRQETSERSKKFSKHNYNNSDAGQSEDDDVAPPPLKKRRKKRQVSEEPNFSLPVTDTTGNLCGTNNIPDKQLRTEIHQSVFNPGYNPLPDAPHIWAKHSNALNRVVAKQNTNPRRWSNEEVIKFISNVPNCKEVGSIFRKHSIDGEAFLMLTQEDLVSLLGLRLGPAIKLYNSIVLLRRKAT; via the exons ACTGCTCAAAATAAAGTATTTATACAAGGCCCACATACCATTAGTTTATCAAGTAAGCAACATTATGTAATAAGGCAACCTATAACAGCTAGTGTTGTAACAACAGCCCCAACTTCTGCTCAAGTACAAAAGCACATATTAGTGAGAAAGACTGCACACATTTTACCGTTGAATAAAACTCCTTCGCCACCGCCTCAGCAGTCATCACTACCGCCAGTTTCACCAActaatcatataaataatcttCAAAGTGGAAagcataataatttaacatttattaacaCATATGAAAAACCCATTAAGCCTCGGATGGATTTTTCAATGCCCATACCAACAGTCGCAGCGACAACAGCAGTCACTG GAACTCTATCAACTAATCAGGCAGTTGTACCTAAATCTAAAGTGGTTATTTCACCGGTACAAACAGCAGGTCAAATATCAACAACAGTGTCAGGATCAACAGTGAAAAATgtttcgaattttttattaccagTAAATATTTCACCACCAGGTCTTACTGAGTCTTCGAAGCAAAATGTATTCAATCTTAAAGTGACAAACGGCAAATTGAATAATAGCGTTGAGATTACTACAACCAGTAACAGTAACTGTAATAGCAATACTAGCAAAGGAGCTATAACAg tattACGAGAGTCATCTAAGTCATCATCATCAAATAATCCTCCGCCTCTTCATCCAATtaccaaaataaatttactgaaCAAAAATGCCGGCATTAACTTAAATTCATCTGCACCACCATCGCCATCAACagatggaataaaaattacggAAAATCCAGATTCAGCTGTTATCACTCCAATAcctaataataatgataacagtggtaataaaaatgatgagtattctgaaaaaagaaaaaaaactgttAGTAATATTTTATCACGAGGTCCAGTAGCAGTTCCTGAAAAAAGGCCAAAAAAGCAAAACCTTTCGAAGACAAGAGAGTGCCCAGAAGACAATGAATTGTATGACCAATTAGATATTCCACAGTTGCTAGGAAAAAATTCACGGGATAAAAAGTCAAGCCAGAATGATGATGAGATAACATTgataaaagttatcccaagtCAAACAGGAAAatccaataaaaatatcaacaataaGAGTGATCGTAGTTCAACAGAAATTAACTCAGTGGATGATGACATCAaaattgaaatgattaaatCTTCAAGCAATGTTAACTCAAGTTTAATGAACGGTGATAAACAAAACATTAAGTCCAACAACCATGCTGAAGAAGTTAATGGTAATACTGCTcaatatcataataacaataacaacaataataataatactaacaatcataataataatcatcgtCATCCTCacaatgattcaaattttgacgtCACCAAAGCTCTGGAATGGAAAGACGGTGTAGGAAGCTTACCTGGAAGTACGCTCAAG TTTTGCATAAACGAGTTTGGGCTGATGGAAGTCGTAGATGATGACAATTCAAAGCAAGATAAACACAACAACATTGGTGATAAAGAAAATGTGTGTTTATCACCACGAAATTCATTTAAACCAACATCAGCGATCACTATTACGTCGACTACCACTGAAAAGAAAA atgaagaaaaaaaaagccgTAATGCTGTATCAAGTGACACCTTGTACTGTTGCGAAAATTGCGGTTGCTATGGACTAGCTGCTGAATTTGATAGTCCAATATCATGTAGTCCAGCCTGTTCTACAGCTATTGAAGATAAGAAACAATTGCAGTTACGTCGCGAAAAGGACGCTAg GGAATCAAAAatcaaacgaaaaaaaaaaaaattacttcaagaAAAACTAACGAAAACTCAACAGTCAGAACAGGCACACGAAGAATCAGAACAAAAGGATGATAAAAAAgaacaaattgaaattaaaagtgACCCTTCGCGATTAACACCAAAAGTAGAATCTGATGATGACAcatctattaataatttagatgaaacaAGTAGGCAAAGCGGCGGTAATGAAGCTGCAACAGAACCTaag TATCCGTGGCAAACGGGGAAACTCGGTTTCTCATGGGCTAAATATTTAGAGTATACGAAAGCCAAACCAGCGCCATTAAAACTGTTTAAAGATCCGTTTCCCTACggtaaaaatttgtttaaagttGGAATGAAGTTGGAAGGAATAGATCCTGAACACCCATCacgttactgtgttttaacaGTATTTGAAGTCGTTG GTTATCGAATACGTTTACACTTTGACGGATATCctgaaaattttgacttttggGTAAATTCCGAtagtattgacatttttccgGTCGGCTGGTCCGAAAAACATGGACACCGATTAAATCCACCAAAAGGCTATGTTCCGAGCAATTTTAATTGGAACGCTTATCTCAAAACCTGTAAAGCAACTCCAGCACCCAAAGTAGCTTTTTCAAATCATAAAAGT ACGACATTTGCACCAGTTGGATTCCGCGTTGGAATGAAGCTAGAAGCAGTAGACAGAAAACATTCGCCTTCAGTCTGCGTAGCAAGCATAGCCGGTGTAATGGACTCACGAATCCTAGTGCACTTTGATTCTTGGGATGAGGTTTATGACTATTGGGCTTACCCTAATTCACCTTATATTCATCCTGTAGGATGGTGTCATCATAATGGACACAGTCTTACACCTCCAAACA attATAAAGACTCTAAATCATTTACCTGGGATGCATACTTACGGGAAACACGCTCTGTTGCGGCACCTTCTAGAGCTTTCAAACAAAGAGCCCCACTAGGTTTTAAGCGAGGAATGAAATTAGAAGCAGTGGATAGACGCGTTCCACAATTAATTCGAGTGGCAACGATTGAAGATGTGAAAGATCACAt GATTAAAATTCGTTTTGATGGCTGGTCAGAAGTCTATTCTTACTGGATTGACGATGATTCTCCTGACATCCATCCAATGACTTGGTGTTCAAAAACTGGACATCCATTGGAACCTCCTTTGA CCccagaattattaaatgaacGAACTGAGTGTGGTACTCCTGGTTGTCGAGGCGTTGGTCACGTTAAAGGACCTAAATTCGCTACACATAATTCCGCTTCAGGTTGTCCTTACTCTCCTCAAAACTTACATAAGATAAGAATGGTATCTGATCGTCTCAATGTTAAACATGAGATTTGTGATTATGATGAAGATTCATCATCACCGACATCTTATGACTTTATACCAAAAAccgaaaaattagaaaaagtCAGAACGAGTGCTGACCGGTCGGGTAAACACTCACCAATAAATCATTATAAGTCATTGAAGTTGGAAAAAGATATTAAACCCGAAGACTATGAATCTGATCACCGCCAAGAAACATCAGAAAG gtccaaaaaattttcaaagcacAATTACAATAACAGTGATGCCGGACAATCTGAGGACGATGATGTAGCACCACCACCTTTGAAAAAACGTCGTAAAAA gcgCCAAGTTTCAGAAGaaccaaatttttctttacccGTTACCGATACAACTGGAAACTTATGCGGAACTAATAATATTCCGGACAAACAACTTCGCACTGAAATTCATCAATCAGTCTTTAACCCTGGGTACAATCCTTTACCCGACGCTCCTCATATCTGGGCTAAACATAGTAATGCTCTGAATCGAGTAGTCGCTAAACAAAATACCAATCCTCGAAGATGGTCCAATGAAGaagtcattaaatttatttcaaatgttCCAAATTGCAAAGAAGTTGGGAGTATTTTCCGTAAACAT AGTATCGACGGAGAagcatttttaatgttaacgCAAGAAGATCTGGTATCACTTTTGGGTTTACGATTGGGTCCAGCCATAAAATTATACAACAGTATTGTGTTATTACGTCGAAAAGCTACGTGA